Part of the Vigna angularis cultivar LongXiaoDou No.4 chromosome 1, ASM1680809v1, whole genome shotgun sequence genome, gctAATAAATGACAAAGAGCGCTAAAAAATCTATAAGGAAacgtaagaaaaagaaatttattaaaaattaaaaataaaattacatatattacTGTCACTTAAGTAATATTgcaaaattatttacaaatatactTTCCCTTAATTGTCTCTCTTAGCTATCTTCAATTTGACACTGCTCCCAtaccaaaataacaaaattctaaatcccatttttttttctacttttcaccCTTCCTCGtcttaaaaaaatctattattatTCTTTCAGTCACTCTCCTTATCTTTCTCAAAAATTATAgattcaagaaaaagaatataagtGAGAGAGATATTGGAAGAAAAGATACAAAACTAGAGACAGacaaagaatataaattttaagaagtaaataaatataaaagaaagagatagTTGAGATAAGATAAttaaaagagattaaattaattttcacaattaagatagaacaacaaaattagttaattgattaataagacgtaccatttaaaataaaaagattttgaGATCAAAGTGATTCGCAAGTGAAAAGATTTAAATGATTTGTTATTTGTGTAGAAATAAATTCTTCAATGTAATGgggaagaataaaaagaaaagttaggACCAATGATTATAGTGGTAAGTCATTATCATCCAAATCAGATTCGTATATTATTTGATTCCTACAAAAAGTTGACTACATATTCCACCATCTACACCTACCAATTATAAAACAATTGGATTTCATTCTCTACAACATCTCATTCATTCATGCtgccaaaaataaataaaatagatgcTACATAATCTTCAAATAAATgcttacaataataaaataaatcttctcTAAAACATTCTTTAATCTGGTGAAAATAAACAATTTGGAAATTTTCATGGAGTTTGTGTGAATATAAATCATCCAATTTGAGGACCACGAAATTTCAGAACAAAGGAAGACTAAAACTTCCCAATCACCACACTTTTTTCTTCTCTGGAATCCACGTGCCTTTTTTGGCATTATTTCAATTGTCGACATTGTCATTTTTTATTAGAGTGGTTGCAagcttttaattttaagaaagagACTTGAGTTATAACATGTTTAAACGacaaaaatatctaaaaaattgTACACCAAGAGATTATACTTTAGCTATGAAGAGGTTTTCTATGCATGCAGTGAATTCACATGTGTTAAACAATTTCCTTTACTAACATGATTATAATTGCTctaaattagagaaaaaaaaagggtaaaaGGTAGAGTTccgaaagaaagaaaggaaaaataatagaaatactCAGACATTGAACATGCTTTAGTGCTTGCACTTACTGCTTTCATTTGAGTTGTCATCTGTGATGTTGATGACGTTTTTGAGGAAGTTATGATAGTTCTTTTAATTCTTTGTGATTTGAAGGACGTTGGATTTGGATTTCTTGGTGTAATGATCAAAATCCATAATAGATatctttgaaatatataaaaaaaaagttttagatTAAAAAGGAATAACAAATTGTACTATAAAGTAATGTTAAACTGTAGATATTTTCTATAACACATACAAAGCATGGTTTATTAAAGTAAATGTATTTGCTCGAAAAGACTCACCAAATAAGAACAAATATACAAATGAAGATAAAATAAGGGTCATTCGAGATGgtggagaaaaataaaaaactaatagcAGACATAGAATGCTAATCCAAAGGAGAAGAGAGGACCCctcaaattgaatttttaatttataatatatagtatATTTAATAGAGATTTTCTAGATTACAAAGAAAGATTTCTTCTAGGAGAAACACTCAATTACTTTTAACTTCAAATATGTTAACCAGATTTATGTGGACTAATTTAGGGACCTCTTGGTTTCACGGAAACCCACCAAATGGAAAATGGCTTGATTGTTATTGATACTACAATGGCCAGAACACTCTGCAAAGAtgtaaacactttttttttctttcgctTTGGGTACAGAgaatataaataagaaactaCAAGATTACATCCAACGAAATCAAATGATAATCAATGATTCCTGGTACTAAAAACCCAGCTTGCATATAATACAAAAACTTCAAACTCTAACCTTCTGATATGGTGTGGCTGACCACGGAGCCAATTCACCTGAAATTTCTCTCTTCCTTTGCTTCAAGGGCATCAACTTCCTCATTGGAAAGCAGGTCCACAATAGGTTCATATACGTCCCACTCCTTTCTTTTCCTGTTTGCATTCAAGAAAAAATGCTTCAAACTTGTCAACTTCTCATTGAATTTCATATGcaagactatatatatatacacacacccACACAAACATATCTATTCCTGGCGCAAATAACCCTTGAATGCCTTATGTGATATGAGTCGCTaagtttaaaatcataaaattagttACAAAGTGGTTTTAGTTGGAAGGGCAATGAATTTAAGCTTTAAATAGTAGGTAGGATTCGGATTTATGACGGACTTACCGTACTACACTAGATTTCGGACCAAATAACTTCACCAAGTCCACTGCTACGGCACCTCCTTTACTGTCATACGATCATTGACGAGAAAAAAGACATGACTTGCGAAATACATATTGACTTagaattgtaataaaattgCCCTTATCACGCAGCAAAAACTTGACACAAATGTATGATAAAATACCTGATCGGAGTATATTCAGCCCCTCGACGACCCTTCTTGCTCATTCTGCTTTCTCTTGCTGAGACCACACTTTGAATTGCAATCTAAATATGGAAACATAACGACTGTGGTAACCGGACCATATATAATTCCTGAAAATGATACATCAATAAACCAATAGAACTTACTTCGTAAAGTTGCTCTCTGATAGCAAAGGCAATAGCTGGCTGCAAAGCAGAAGAAGCATTATACAGTTTAGCGTGTTTCAATTTTCAAGAATGTCTGTGTGCTTGTGCATTTTGAAAAGaaggcagaaagaaaaagaaaattccgttgataaaaacaagaaaacagttCCTACATtacaaaaaattgtttctttacTATAACATAATTTTGCCTATGTAACAAAATTCTATTATACTCCCAAGGCCtctatcaaattattttaactcaTTACTAATGAAAATTGGATATACTTACTCCAACCTCAGGATCTTCAATGCCCATGTCCTTGCAGAAGATTCTAGCAAACTCTTCAGGGTCACTCTCAAAGTTGTTCAAGTCCTAGAATTCAATCATTTTAGACACAAAACCGAAATAAACCTAAACAAGCACGGTAATGTTACACCACAACACCTGTGCTGTGCTCCAACCTTACCCATAAAAACTGGTCCTTCACAAGCGTATGATTAACACGAAGATCGAGCTGCAAAACAGAAATAACGTTTTGTTAAAATGCAAAGCAAACACTGAATGAAACAAGAGAAACACAAAATGGCAACAAAGAGAGACCTTGATCGGAACAATCTTCTCCCCAGCATACATATCCTGGCCTTCATAGGATCTAAACTCCAAGAGCTGTGACTGATAGCACAAGATAACATAAATTAGGCTAAAtgcacaataataataataataaagatttaaCTGCTAATTTGAAAACTATGAGTTCATTTGGATGAAACTTCTCTATAAGCAtttcttgaagaaaaaaaataaaaaaaaaacaaattagtttATCTATAAGTTAGGAATCAAACTTTAAAGAGGTTAATAGGAGATAACTTctataaattaacttatttataaactaattatacCTTATGGAAAAACAAATTTCATGtttctttcttacttttttcTTATAGAAATTTTCACAAAAGAAAGACTTCAAACAGATCATATGTCTATATAATTTCACGCCTTAGTCTCtatacttaaaaattacaatatttaatcccttattttaaatacattttagtcCTGCCGTTCAAAATCGAAGAACCAGTAGGGTGTCTTATAGGAAccaaaatgagttaaaaaaagaaGTGCATGTGATGGTCTAAAACAAGTAGTTTGTCTAAAACATTGTAAAAGAGAAATTAAACCTAATATAAAGAAAAGCATACAAAAATGGAGATGTGTGTACTTGAATAGATTGAGCAATTTGTGTAACAAAGGCGGGAGGGAGCTTCAAGTCTTTAACAGTCCTTTTTGCAAAGACCACAACCTCGGAGTCGGGATCTACAGTGTCGGAATTCAATCAACGCAAATGAAAAAACAAGAACGGCTAGATGATCAGGTTTTGTTTGAAATTACCAGAAGGGTTCCAAGTGAATGCGTCTTTGTATCTTTGTCCTTCGATTTCGATATCCAATCGAATGGGAACCAAGTTCTCTGCAGTTGGCCTGTGCATTAATCATTCATTACGCATTACAAAAACCAACAAAATCaatcagtttcaatttttaaactTACATTCTGAACTTTACAGGGTTTCGGTAGAAACCCGGAATCGGGGTTTTCATGCTCTCCCAATACGAATGGACGATTACGACGCCGTTTTCATGCAAAAGGTTCACAAACAAACTTCTGCGCCcccaaaacaaaatcaatcaatcaatataCTAGAAAAATATCTTCTTCCCACACTTACTTACCACTATGCAGTTTCTGtgtctaatttttatttttcttttttcagtttttacAAACTTCGGTTTTCGTTTGGGCTCGGACCTAGGCCCAGTATCTGACTCCTGAGTGAAACCCACTCCTTTTTTGCCATATCTGaataatctaaataaataaatagtatgtAAAATTAGTTTCTtcctaaaatttaatgatattaagtatttatatttttatattttttaattaaatattaattaattttttagtttagtgATACGTcaccttatttatttttctttacttcttaaattatgtaatatgtgattaatataataataataatatatttatataatataaactaataaataaattatattattcacaTTTATGTGTTggataattataattgataaaataacaataaattacttgatgaagtaaataaataaataataaaatctcaattacaaaattataattttttaaaatatttaataattagaaaattattaagaattaaattaaaatatttaaatttataaaaaaagtaaaacttaattatatatatatatatatttaatacacttaaaaattaataaaaataaattaaaattatttaaatttataagaaaatcatGATAAGATTAATTAGGAGGCAATCCAATTTCAAGGACAGCTTATTACCAAAATTTCAATGAAATCATTGATGGGTCCATTTCATAGGAAAGAATTAGCATTGAATTCgttagaaaacaaaacaaaataatatatataaattgaagcatcaaattttttactttatatatatatatatatatattgtattttttgtttatatattagtattttgttatggtacaagttttaaatttatcaagttatattaaatatatgtaatatattttatactttttcattatAGACATAATCAATCAATATTTGATCTTAAATTTAGTGTTTGAACGAGATTAATTACCggatttaatatttattacatacaatccaaattaaaatatcttttttaagaaaagaaacataatatatgtgtatatacatatatgtatatgcatatatgtatatatgtatatgctTATGTATATGGATATACATATGTGTATATGGATATAatatgtgttatatatatatatatatatatatatatatatatatatatatatatatatatatatatatatggtttgctAGTATATGTTAGTTCTTTCTTTAGTCGGAATATTTTAGTAAAGtgtaaaaaagaataagaaactctcaaatttttatttatttctcatttctctttcatctctcttcAACTTTCTGTCTGTCATCCCTACAGTAGCTTCAactgaaaaaattagaaacactcACCTAACTCTAATTCATCTTCCTCACTTGTCTAGTTTCTCTCTCACCCCCATCCTCTCTCTCACTCACACACAACAACCCGCGATACCCCGTAATTTGTTACTCTTGTTCTGttcattcatttgtttttcactttaataacaaaataattgatgatgttaaTGTTGATTATTTTTGGAGGACTATGTTATATCTTTTTCCTTCTAAttgttatcaaaatttgtaaaaaactaaagtctacaataatttcaataatttgacAACTAAAAAAAGACAAGAAACCCCCACAAAAAGACGTTAGCATCAACCCATAATAATTGCAAagcatttagtttcttaataccaattttgataaaatcatagaaatgaaAGGAGTATAAGTTAAACTATGAgcatgatggtaacaaatttattaagtttaaattctaaTTAGAAATCCAGTgcgttttgtttttcttaatttcacttcACTTCTGCGGCAAATGATAAATCAGAATGACAACATCATGTTTATATTGACCAAACAAGTTGGAGAtatgaattgtttaaaataaacttacatgaTGTGATTTACTTTGGAAAGTAATTTTCTAGTCCAACTGAGAGCTAACACGTTCATTATGACTAGTTTACTAATTTCTGGTTCATTTTTATTAGTTGGTATATCAATGTAGTTCTTTTTGAAAGCTACTCAATATTCTGCAATCTGCTAAAATATAGAAGACGTGtaatttgttagaatatttttattcattttacaaaTATGAAAGGAAAATATGCTTATCAATATGAAACATTCAAAAGGAAACGATTAGTGGTCTCTTTTCTGAATAAGGGAACAtagtcaacaacaacaattttcttTGTTCATAACTCTCTTCAATAATTTGTTCCTGTTAAATCATTTAGTACGATGTGCAAGAGtttcattttttgttgtgttttgtcaTTGGTTATATGCAAGAAGGTGAAAAGTATATTCCGAAATATTGTTTTTAgtggaaaatatgtttttagaattatttttaagagctgacttcaaaaaatcattttttttttcctggaCAATGACTTACTCCTTTCGGAACCCCATTTCCACATAACGGTTTTTCTCTTCTAGAAAATACTTTCACATAACTTAAtagtcaaaatatcaaatctctCTGAAGATAAATTactaattgtaaaatttaaaaacgaaatttaataacaatgagaaggaaaaatatataacacaaccctccaatcaaaaatcaacatcaacatcatcaattattttgttattaaagtagaaaacaaatgaacgaacagagcaaaagaaacaaattgcAGTGTTGCGTGTTACTGTATGGGTGAAagagaggatgaagataagaaagcaacaaattggataagtgaggaaggtgaATTAGGGTTAGgtgcgttttttttttttttcaattggaactatTGTAGGGATGACACAAAGAAGGTTAGAGTGAGacagatgaaaaagaaagggttgagaggaatgaagGATGAGAGACGGGTGAATAAGAGTATAgggatttcttgtttttttttttaattttgaaaatagaaattattcaaatactcttgactttaaaacttaaaatctatAATATACGAGGATATCTATAATATACGaggatatttttgtttatatatatatatatataaaaagaattatatacaAATTGCATGTAATTTACATCATTATATAATACACCTTTTACAATtatctttaatgtttttttatccaTCTACtttattgtttaataaaattgttatactTTTAACCTCCTTTTATTGTGATAaatcatttgtttttataaataaaaatattttttgataaaattatgtAACTACATAAgtattctttcaaattttaacCTTTACTACTTAAActaattaagataaattttttaaaaaaacctatattgtttaaatatttttttttaaaaaaaagatacaTTTCTACTcaatgttataataataattttttttttattaaaatcgattttcaaaaaattcttaagtaatatattatattttcttttaatgtaggtcttttttcaaaaatgttctttttttatttttcatttttaaatttccaGATAATACTTAATTCTAATTGTatatctaatttatttaatatgaagagaagaaaaatagataCGATAATATGGAGAGAAAATACAATGACAAGTAAAGGTAAATTGAAATAAGAAAATGGAAATGGTATAATAGCTAATTCCTAAGGATCACAAATGTATTGGAACTTGTTTTAACAAAGTATCAATCTTCAATGTTTTAAATTGAGTGTGCaaataagatgaaaatatatatatttattttgtatcttTTCCAGTCCTTATTTGATTcgttttaaaacattattaatttattaggaaatataaaaaattaattatattaattttattcctATTAAATATCTTCATAGAGATGAGATGAATATTTATACATGTGATGAAAAAATTAAACCTATACCCGTACCATTGTCATCTTACTAACTTCCATAAAATTGTACTAAaagtagaaaattaaatattgtttgatGTGAGTGAAAACAATTTAAAGACTGTAACAAGGGATAGAGCtagaaataaagtaaaataaaataaatggtgAAGTAAATTCCTTAAAATTCACATGTTACAAGACCAATGAGAATGTTTGAAATGCTTAAAAAACTACAACAAATTCTCTATAAGAAAATGTATAaagactttttttaatttaatttctaatttatacataaactaattcaaatttatacaaatttcaTTTTGCTATGATTATTCTTATTCAAATAGAGAGCAGTTAATGTATGTCTGTGACCCAACAAGAAAACCTTCATGTATATTAATTCAGTGTTACAGTGAATACTGTTTTACTAAAGTGCATATGAATTAAGTGGGATAAGGAATATTGAAAAAATGACTTACATGGATGATGCATATGCATAAGAAAGTGTGGGTGGTTTATGGTATTGAAAGTTGATGACAGTAATTCAGTTCCTAAATGGGTTGATGTGTTTGGGGGTTGTGATGGAGTTtagagatgaaaatgaagaggaaTGAATGATTGTGGAGATGAAATATCATTGTCAGTAGGTGAATGTTTGATGAACAATCAAAATGAGTACACTTCTCTGGCAGACAGGTGTTTGAATGTGGATTGTTTAATTCATGGTTAGAATCTTCCTCAAATCATGACAATGAAAGCAAAACCACTGTTCTTGACACGAGGGGTGTGGACACCATTAGCATCATTACGTTGTACCCAACAAAGCCAAACACATCAAAGCAGAGACACCAGAAAAAAGGTCCAtgtagggaaactaggaaaatCATACCTGCTTTTTATGCTTCCACTATTAGCTTTGACACATTTTAAGCAACACACGCTTTTCAGTATTTCGTATTTCAACTTCAAGGTAAATTTCACACAACGAAGCTGCAATACACCAAATCACCACCAAAATAATTTACCTACTTCCAAACCAACCTTCAAATTCTCCAAGCTCATCATGCATTATGGGTAAGAAGATTAAAGGCTGAAACAATAGGTCCAACCCAAAATCAGACCACTCTACCTTTCTATGCACTGAATTGACTATTAGGTAAGAAGAGCTATACATCTATATATTTTTGGTGTATAAAGCTATTAGATATGCCAATCACGGGATCCATTCTTTTTGGTGAAATATTTCAACGCCTTTCACCCAcctataattaattaactagATCTACAACAAAAATTTATCAACAACGAAAATTGAGAAGGAGCTTGTGCTGTGTTGTGTTGTGAGGGGTTCTATACTTTACTAAACTAGCTAGCATCTGTCAGCTCTCGTGATCTTCAACCTCTTCACACTGTTCAAGAACATCCTGCATTAATTATCAGATACAAAAAAGGGTCAAACAAAATACACTGTAAAATGGAGCTAATGGCAAGATTCAAGACTTGAGTTTTTGAGACAAATATGCATATATCACTTACTCCCAAGGTACATCTCCGACCATCATCCAGTCCCCTTCTTGATCCTCGTAAGTTAGCACGTGAATATTCCCAAAACTGAGTGGTTGAGAGTTTGGAcctgaaaaaacaaaattgatctCTAAATATGACGGTCCAAAAGAAGGTGCAGAAGGAAATGATTTTGAGGGTTTCAAATGCTCACACAGAATGGTGGTCCTAAACATATGGCCCAGAGTTTTCACCAGTCCGTCATAGCTATAATGTGCCATCAGATTTAATTTTCTTCCGATGGGGATGCCTTCCATGTAGACTTTCACAAATAAAGATGGTTTTGGGCTGAGATGGCTTTGTTTCCCCACAAGGGTGCTCCTCAATATGGACTTAATTGGTGGCCAGTTGAAACTTTCCTCCCTGAAATAACAGATTAACGTGTTAATGCAATTAATCGTACATGCATCACCATATCCAACACAAACAATAGGACGAAGAAGATCAAGAAACAGAAAAGAATCCAAGGTTAGCATTGGTATGGAGAAATAGATAGAAGTGTATTTGTTTACCTTGGTGTTGAATTGAAAGGTGATTCGGATTGAGACAAAGGAGATATGCTAAGACCAAGTCTGAGGTCAGTGCTCAAATCAGTTCTGTTTCTGCAGACACTAGATGAAGGGGAGGAAGAGGGTGGTGGAGTGGTAGAAGGGTGGTTGTTGCTATCAATggaagaagacgaagatgatgatgacTGGGTATGAGGAGCATCGATTTGCTCTAATGTTCCCATATCTTCCAATGAGTGAAACTGATCAAGACTGAAAAGAAAAGCCGCCACCTTAGggtccttatatatatatatatatatatatacacacacacacaccaacAACAGAAGCTACTTTaaaccaaaaagaaagaaaaagaaagagagagaaagagagagtgatAAGCAAAAAGAAAAGCCAAGTCAGACATTGAGCAGAGTCTCTTTGGTTTTGATTTGCCCTGAAGGTGGGCGACATGTCCACAAGGCCTAAGTTACACGgtctttaattaattacttgTTTTGAAGTTTTGGTTGGTTGGAACCAAcaaaacttgtttattttaatcAGCTCTTGATGATATTCCACCCCTCTTCTTGTTTATTATAGTTTTGGA contains:
- the LOC108333756 gene encoding chromatin structure-remodeling complex protein BSH isoform X1; translated protein: MKTPIPGFYRNPVKFRMPTAENLVPIRLDIEIEGQRYKDAFTWNPSDPDSEVVVFAKRTVKDLKLPPAFVTQIAQSIQSQLLEFRSYEGQDMYAGEKIVPIKLDLRVNHTLVKDQFLWDLNNFESDPEEFARIFCKDMGIEDPEVGPAIAFAIREQLYEIAIQSVVSARESRMSKKGRRGAEYTPISKGGAVAVDLVKLFGPKSSVVRKRKEWDVYEPIVDLLSNEEVDALEAKEERNFR
- the LOC108333756 gene encoding chromatin structure-remodeling complex protein BSH isoform X2 codes for the protein MKTPIPGFYRNPVKFRMPTAENLVPIRLDIEIEGQRYKDAFTWNPSDPDSEVVVFAKRTVKDLKLPPAFVTQIAQSIQSQLLEFRSYEGQDMYAGEKIVPIKLDLRVNHTLVKDQFLWDLNNFESDPEEFARIFCKDMGIEDPEVGPAIAFAIREQLYEIAIQSVVSARESRMSKKGRRGAEYTPISHVFFLVNDRMTVKEVP
- the LOC108335736 gene encoding auxin-responsive protein IAA31, which translates into the protein MGTLEQIDAPHTQSSSSSSSSIDSNNHPSTTPPPSSSPSSSVCRNRTDLSTDLRLGLSISPLSQSESPFNSTPREESFNWPPIKSILRSTLVGKQSHLSPKPSLFVKVYMEGIPIGRKLNLMAHYSYDGLVKTLGHMFRTTILCPNSQPLSFGNIHVLTYEDQEGDWMMVGDVPWEMFLNSVKRLKITRADRC